The Brassica oleracea var. oleracea cultivar TO1000 chromosome C7, BOL, whole genome shotgun sequence sequence TCTTTTTAGAGACTCCAATTCGTTTGCAACGAGTCATTAATACCTATAAAGACATACTTCAGTCAGAAAATAGAATAATAATAAAAAAATGATAGTTACAAGACAAGACACATGCCATACCCAGAATCTGCTTCTCAGTTTTGGGTAAGCAGTGAGAGTTGGACCTTTCGTACCAAGGCCCTCTTTAACAACTTGCACAATTATCTTGGTGCCTTTTCGAACTTGAATCCACTTGTTATCCCTAGACGACACATTCTTAGGAGACTTTGCAACTGATGCATTAGACACAAGAGAATCTGAATGTTCTCTCTCCAGAGGAACGAAGCCATTCTCAGATCCAACGTCAAGATGTAGCTCATCTCCTTGATTGCATTTGTCAGAACCACCTTCCACTCCGCCATGGTTAACGACAGTTCCATTAATTAGAGCATCGGAGACATGATCTTCATCATTTTCATGATCATCGTCATCATCATGAAAAGATTCCCCAGGGTCATTTGAATCAATGTCTAATAAACTACTTGCTTCGAAGTCATAGGAGGCGTGTTCGGTTTCATGTGGAGCTGGAATGTTGGTAATGGAGTCGAACCGAGAACCATCAGCTGCTTGCTTCTTTGATCCATCACAGAATGGAGGGAATATGAATGGTTCCCTGTTTGGCTTAATGTCCATGAAAGAATGTCTAGAACTTCCGATATTCACAAAAGCACCACCCATATGAGGCACAAATTTAGTGACTACGCCCAGGTAAACACTATCACATTGCACGTTGGTCTTAACTGGTTCCAACAACAACTCAACCAGCTTCTCACCATCCAATACAGCAATCCTTTGCACGGTACATATAGACGAGTTGATCAGTATCGTAGTAGAAATGGGTTCTCGTTTGAAAAATTCATCATCAGGTAAGAGAGTCTCAGCCGGCTGGTGATTTTCCTCATCAGTATCTAAGTTGTTTTCAATTTCTTCACTGCTTTCAACAACTTGTTCGCTATCAGACTGCATATTCCTTGCATGTTGCAAGGTAACAGGTTCCTGAAGAAACCATGGTTCCTCAATAGGCTGATACTTGTCAGAAAATAACGCACTAAAATCTGAGTTGTCTGATGAGAAGGTTGCAAGCTCATCACTAAAGAAAGATTCATCTTCTAATTGTTTATCATTCAAAAGTGGTCTTGGGACTTCCACAGCAGTATCGGAGAAAGTGCATTCATCTGCCAAACCACTGGAACCATTTGAGTTTTAAAATATTTTACAAATGATGAAAAGAGACTAAAAGAGGAGGAGCCACCCAGATGTGTTACCTTCGCTATGACCTGAAGTAACAGAGTTTGGTAAAAGGTGAGCATCATCGATCCAAAAACCCCATAAGTAGGAGGACTCTTGTGATTGAGAGGAAACACTCATCCATGAATCCCTTATGATTACTTTTCTGTCTCCATTGACAGCCGAAGGTAGAGATAAGGAAAACTGGGGCCCTGGTCTCCAGATGACATCAAAGGAAGAATCATATCCAGCTTTAAAAAAATAATTGTACCTGAAATTGACACCAGAAGCAATCTGCCAAGCACATTAAGTTATAAGCAGACAAGACTTATGAACTCGCTTTGAAGAAAAGACTTATGATACATCTCTATTTATGTTCCGTGTGGCTTAAAATGAATGGATATACCTTGACTTTAGCTTCCCATTGATTATCATTCCCAGTAGGATACATAGAAATGGCGCAGTCTGGCTGCCAGCTACCTAAAGCGGAAGGATCTCCAGTAACGTAGAGATGTTCGTTGGGTGCAAGGTCAGCTTCCACGATCCAAACAACCTCGCATAGTCCTTTGAGAAGCCTAGCTGGCTGTTCTGAGAATGCAGAAAACAAAAATCTAAGTACCTGAGAGAAATTTCGAAACTTCCATAAACTGAAAACTGCATAAAGAAAAGGTTTGGTCTCCTAGAGTTACCTTGTTGTGCAGCAGCTATAGTAGCAGACCTTGCACGGATACGAGAGACCCCAAAGCACAAGGTGAGCCTAAACCTCTGTCCACGTCCGATATGAGAGAACATATATCTGTTGAACGACAGAGATTCTAAGCTAGCACAAAGTAGCATTTCTAAGTTCATGGAGAAGCTCCTTGAGATAAGAATCTAAGTACAAACACATAGTCAATCCTTCAGAACACGCATAGCTTTCAGAGATGTCTAGCCTAGCCATCACCATATCGATATACAACCAGTTTCAGGTGCAATGTTTAAACAATCCAACATCTTCCCTAAAACTAAAACTCTCAGTTCAAGCTCTAATTCTCTAAGAAAACCCATCTCCACGGTATATTCATATATCCAAAAGCTTCAATTTTTAATGAGAGCGAACTATAGAAGGGCACATACAAAGTGTATGCTAGAATGCCCCAGTGAAAGAACTTACGAAGAAACAGGAAACCCAGAAGAAACAAGCCACGAGGAGCGCGAAGAAACATAAAATTGAGGAAGACGGCGCCACGGAACTTCAGCGACGTCCATGGTGTTGTTGAGTCAATCTCCTGGGTTCGCCGGTATACGGAGGCCGAAACGGAGTTAATCAGTACCGCCCGGTTTATGAGGTGGTGAAAGAGCGAGAGAGATGAAGAAGGGAAGGGGTTTCAGAGGAGAGAGAGCTAAGAAACTGGACTCCGGGGAGGGAGGTGAAGTGAAGCAGATGACGATAACGGGAGGATATGGTCTCTCTCCTCTTTCTCTTTGGTGGCTTTGGCGCCTTGTTGTGGCACGTGTGTTGGATATCATTTCATACGTGTGAAGCTCTCAAAGCCCAATACCAATTATTATATTTTTGGATCTTTCTTTCAGGCCTATTCTCAGCCCAACAGATAAGCTTCTCTAGTGATTTGTCGAATGATTCTCCACTGGGTCAAGAATTCAATCTATCTATTTTATTAAAACAAAGTGTCTTTTATAATAAACTCTTATTTCGCCTCATAAATAATAATTTCTGCCATTACATTTCCATCTTTAATAATAGGGCAATTTTCTCAAATAATATTTTTTAAGTTTTTATCACAAAAATAACCCTCAAAAAAGAAAATGACCAAAATAGCTTTTTTTTTATTTTGAAATTTTTAATATTTAAAAAAAAAGTTGAAACTCTATCCCCAAAACCCCACCACTTAACTCTAAACTCTAAGTTTAGATTACCTTTTAATAAAACTTATTGTGGTCTTTTTCTTCATTGAAGACTATCTCTATGACAAAAACTTAAAAATGGCTATTTTAGAGATTTTCTCTTAATAATATCAGGTAAATCAAATCGATTGTATCAAAACAAATTATTATTTATAAAAATATACTATCAATTATATTTTTGTGCTATGAAGCATTTCATATGTTTATTTTATAAAAATAAACATTTGTGCAGATACACAGATCAAGCTCTATTTGTATTTAGAGTTATATTAAGCTTTCTTTTAGGTTACGGAAAGAGTAATGAATTTAAGATATGATTAGCAAGGCTTTAAAATGGAGGTTTCAGTTTTGTTTATAATCAAATAAATTATGTTAGATTATTTCCAATTCATTATTATTTTTGCATTTACATACTATAATACATGAAATCTATCATTGTTATTTCTTTCTTTAAAATAGAATTTGCTATTTTCTTTTCTATATTTAGAGAAAAGGCATTCTTTTATTTTTTAAACGAATTTCCATACAACTGCGTATTTTGGTTGATCTTGCAAAGGTGGACGTGTGGATTAGTGCGACTATGACATCGAGCACGGTGTCGATGCATTCATCAGCCACATGTCTTTCCAAACAAGAATTTGACTCCGCCTCCCGTTTTTTTATCAAACATAACTTTCATTTAAAGGAAATAGTTATACACTCCAACAGAAGAGGTAAGTACAATAGCACTAGCAAGAGCGATTTGAATTCATATTTACAATTGTGACTATGATATCACTTTGAATTCTACTAAATAAATCAATGGTAGTTTAGTGGTAATTTCTTGGAATTTAGGGTGCATTCGCATTGGTCATCAGGTTGATTTCTACTAAATTATCATTATTTAATTAGTCTGGGTATAGATTTCCGTGGTTAACATGGTGAAATGTACTAGATGATCGGTCTATTTCTTAACATTAGTTGGAAAGCATTTCAAATTCGGATCAGACAGTGTGGTAACCAGTCCATTATATAACACTAAAAAAAATCTACTAATATTGCCAGTAGCGGCCTTGAGGGGAAGCCAAGGAAGCTCAGGCTTCCGGCCTTTATTTGGTTTAGTAATTTAGCGGTCATTTATTTATAAGAACCTATAATTAGCCTAGTGGTTACTGATCATCAAAGTTGTGAGATAGGTCTTTGGTTCGATTCCCCGCACATGCACTTTTTAAATTGCTTCCGGTCTGAAAATATATAGGGCCGGCACTGAATATTGCGTATGGTTGCTGGGTCGTTCTGGACCACTTAGGGACAGCAAAATATAGGGATCATCAACACTTGGCACTAACTTCTTTAGGCTAGGTGAAGCTAAAGCTCTCAGATCTGTTGGATAAATGGTTTTTGATATATTATTTTTGAAGGAGATTAAAAATGTTAAATGGGATCATCAATAACCAAGCATATCACTGTTGCTACTCTGGTTCGGGAATCAGGGTAGACAGTTTTGGGATTCGAAATTTCACTAAACTACATATGCATATCCTCCTTGAGAAAACAATGTCACTGCTCATACGATAGAAAACCATAGAGCCGACCATTTCTGTTTTTCTAATGACTTTCTTTGTTCCACTCGCTGTCTTGCACATTTAGGATTTAACCGGTAACCAAAGAATGAAAGAAAATAATACATTTTTTACTATTTCTAAATTTTTTTACCATTTACAAAAAAATGTTTTTCTTTTGCATTCCTTCTCGTTCTTTTTATTTTAGAGAAATATATAATAAATTTGTTTCTCACTAAAATTGATAAGGAATCATTTTCCTTTTCATTCATCTAATATTATTCATCTGCATTTTTTCCTACTCATTCCTAATGTTCTTATAATTTTCACCAGTTAGACCCTTACTATATTCAGATATTGCATATTTGTTGTATTAATGAAATTCTAACTTTCCCGGACAAATAGCATTTGTTATTACAATCATATTTTTCATTTTAAAAATAATCTTTTAACTTTTAGCATTTTCTGATTATAAATAAACTACGTTTGGTGAAATACAATTTTTTTATACAAAAGAAACATCTTTTGTTTACATAATAATTCTTTAATAGGGATTTTTTAAAACAATTTACAATCATAACTAGAAAAAAATAAAAATAAACTTACTTGAAAGTTAAAATTTTTTATTTAAAGAGTGAATCTTATAATTTATATTTAACACTAAATTATTATTTTTAACTAAATTTCAAAAAATTCATATGGCTTTTACTTCTAAATAATTTTGAGCCAAATACTTAAATTGATCATTTTGTGAAATATATAGTAATATTGATGGTTAGATAATGTCTATTTTTTTATAATGTATCTCTTATTTTATAAATGTTTAGTTTAGATAATTTTACAATTTTATGAAAATCTTCAAAAAATTAAAGCGCATGAAATTAATTTTCTAAAATTTTAATTAAAAGGTGTTAGTTGTAAAATTAAAAAAAAAAATCTATTAGAAATTAGAGAAAAAAAATGGAGGAATACATTTGAGAAAAACACATCTCTATTTTGCTTTATTTTAGAGAAAAAGGGAATACACCGAAAATGGTCTTAGTTTTGATTTCAAATCAATGAAGTAAATTGGAGGACAAATTTATAGCTAAACGCAATGATTTTAAATTTTAGAACAGATTTAAACAACTTTGTTTCTTAGCGTTTTTGTTATATTTATTAATTTCTATATATTATAACTATTATGTAAGTTTGATTTTGAATTTAGCCATGTTTCTATAAATGTTTGGCAAGTATTCACTTAACCTTGAGGTTGGTCAGTTTCCATGGTAAGGATGAGTTCTCAAAAACCATCACAAATAAAGCATAAGCCCAAAAGTACAAAAGCATAAGCATATACCATTATGCCACTACAACCAAGTGACTTCTGCAATGATAAACTGGAGTTAGAAGTTTCAAAAACATACATATTCTGCTAATTAAATAATGATAGTATCAATGATCATATATTTAGTTGAGTGTACAATTTAGTGTGGAATCTATGAAATTGTTTGTTGGTGTGTTTCCTCAACGTTTGGTTTGTGTTCCCTCTACGTTTTGTTTGGGCCATCCAATGATCAAAACCTAGTTAAACAAATATTTAGTTCCGAACATTATCATTAGCTTCCGTTCGAACGTTTTGTAAAGCGGTTAGCTTAATGGTTAGCACCCTTATTTGTTTTGATAACGTCGGGACCCATGTGGAGCGTTGTAGTATTCTTACAAATACATTATAGATGTAGAAAATGCCAAACTACAATTTGGCGTCTACATCAAAATAATTCAAAAGGAGGAGGAAGTAGACAGATGAGTAGATGAAAGAAAACAAATCATGGAACATGAAGGCCGCAGTATGGGGGCCAAGAGAGGACACATGGCCAACGTGAGGTTTACTCAATACAATGTAACTAATGTTTCGTGCCATGTTTCTTCTTGCAGATTAGGAAAACGACAAAATCAATTTAAAACCACTTTATTTTCGAATCAATTCCATAGCCCTTAATTATGTCGGTTTTTTGTATGACAATTTTGTAGAATCTAATGTTAGTTTAAGCTAAAAATAATACTTAATAAAATTTGGTTCGTATCTTTTGTGATGTTCTCATAAATTGCGATTAGCAGTAGCTCTCCACGATACCTACTATCCTTCAATTTAATAGTTATAAACAAACTAATACAGCCAGTGGCCACCAAACTCAGAGAAATTTTAAAAGGAGTTTTAAACGTTTCGAATGCGTAACTCATTAGTATAGCATAGGAGAGTTGAATTCAAGATTGAGCACTGAACAATTTAAACGTGCATATTTGGGTAAAAATGATAGATTCGATTGTTGAACAATATATTAAACTGGATTCTTATGATTTCAAACTTTGGTGTAGTTTGGTTACGTGTGTTATACTTTTTGTTTTATTTTTTTAGTTTGTGTTCAGTTTTTTTTTCTTGTAGCTTGTTTTTACTTTGTCATTAAGTTTT is a genomic window containing:
- the LOC106305775 gene encoding ribonuclease E/G-like protein, chloroplastic isoform X3 → MIINGKLKSRYNYFFKAGYDSSFDVIWRPGPQFSLSLPSAVNGDRKVIIRDSWMSVSSQSQESSYLWGFWIDDAHLLPNSVTSGHSEDECTFSDTAVEVPRPLLNDKQLEDESFFSDELATFSSDNSDFSALFSDKYQPIEEPWFLQEPVTLQHARNMQSDSEQVVESSEEIENNLDTDEENHQPAETLLPDDEFFKREPISTTILINSSICTVQRIAVLDGEKLVELLLEPVKTNVQCDSVYLGVVTKFVPHMGGAFVNIGSSRHSFMDIKPNREPFIFPPFCDGSKKQAADGSRFDSITNIPAPHETEHASYDFEASSLLDIDSNDPGESFHDDDDDHENDEDHVSDALINGTVVNHGGVEGGSDKCNQGDELHLDVGSENGFVPLEREHSDSLVSNASVAKSPKNVSSRDNKWIQVRKGTKIIVQVVKEGLGTKGPTLTAYPKLRSRFWVLMTRCKRIGVSKKISGIERTRLKVIAKTLQPQGFGLTVRTVAAGHSLEELQKDLEGLLLTWKTITEEAKSASLAADEGVEGAIPALLHRAMGQTLSVVQDYFNDKVEKMVVDSPRTYHEVTNYLQDMAPDLCDRVELHDKGIPLFDLYNIEEEIEGILSKRVPLPNGGSLVIEQTEALVSIDVNGGHGMFGQGNSQEKAILEVNLTAARQIAREIRLRDIGGIIVVDFIDMADESNKRLVYEEVKKAVEKDRSLVKVSELSRHGLMEITRKRVRPSVTFMISEPCSCCHATGRVEALETSFSKIEQEICRQLAKMEKRGDLENPKSWPRFILRVDSHMSSFLTTGKRTRLAILSSALKVWILLKVARHFTRGTFEVKPFMDEKTVNERPHQVAISLLKKADAIADSSGKKKLTLIPMKKDKTGSKHRR
- the LOC106305775 gene encoding ribonuclease E/G-like protein, chloroplastic isoform X2, with the protein product MDVAEVPWRRLPQFYVSSRSSWLVSSGFPVSSYMFSHIGRGQRFRLTLCFGVSRIRARSATIAAAQQEQPARLLKGLCEVVWIVEADLAPNEHLYVTGDPSALGSWQPDCAISMYPTGNDNQWEAKVKIASGVNFRKVIIRDSWMSVSSQSQESSYLWGFWIDDAHLLPNSVTSGHSEDECTFSDTAVEVPRPLLNDKQLEDESFFSDELATFSSDNSDFSALFSDKYQPIEEPWFLQEPVTLQHARNMQSDSEQVVESSEEIENNLDTDEENHQPAETLLPDDEFFKREPISTTILINSSICTVQRIAVLDGEKLVELLLEPVKTNVQCDSVYLGVVTKFVPHMGGAFVNIGSSRHSFMDIKPNREPFIFPPFCDGSKKQAADGSRFDSITNIPAPHETEHASYDFEASSLLDIDSNDPGESFHDDDDDHENDEDHVSDALINGTVVNHGGVEGGSDKCNQGDELHLDVGSENGFVPLEREHSDSLVSNASVAKSPKNVSSRDNKWIQVRKGTKIIVQVVKEGLGTKGPTLTAYPKLRSRFWVLMTRCKRIGVSKKISGIERTRLKVIAKTLQPQGFGLTVRTVAAGHSLEELQKDLEGLLLTWKTITEEAKSASLAADEGVEGAIPALLHRAMGQTLSVVQDYFNDKVEKMVVDSPRTYHEVTNYLQDMAPDLCDRVELHDKGIPLFDLYNIEEEIEGILSKRVPLPNGGSLVIEQTEALVSIDVNGGHGMFGQGNSQEKAILEVNLTAARQIAREIRLRDIGGIIVVDFIDMADESNKRLVYEEVKKAVEKDRSLVKVSELSRHGLMEITRKRVRPSVTFMISEPCSCCHATGRVEALETSFSKIEQEICRQLAKMEKRGDLENPKSWPRFILRVDSHMSSFLTTGKRTRLAILSSALKVWILLKVARHFTRGTFEVKPFMDEKTVNERPHQVAISLLKKADAIADSSGKKKLTLIPMKKDKTGSKHRR
- the LOC106305775 gene encoding ribonuclease E/G-like protein, chloroplastic isoform X1, giving the protein MDVAEVPWRRLPQFYVSSRSSWLVSSGFPVSSYMFSHIGRGQRFRLTLCFGVSRIRARSATIAAAQQEQPARLLKGLCEVVWIVEADLAPNEHLYVTGDPSALGSWQPDCAISMYPTGNDNQWEAKVKIASGVNFRYNYFFKAGYDSSFDVIWRPGPQFSLSLPSAVNGDRKVIIRDSWMSVSSQSQESSYLWGFWIDDAHLLPNSVTSGHSEDECTFSDTAVEVPRPLLNDKQLEDESFFSDELATFSSDNSDFSALFSDKYQPIEEPWFLQEPVTLQHARNMQSDSEQVVESSEEIENNLDTDEENHQPAETLLPDDEFFKREPISTTILINSSICTVQRIAVLDGEKLVELLLEPVKTNVQCDSVYLGVVTKFVPHMGGAFVNIGSSRHSFMDIKPNREPFIFPPFCDGSKKQAADGSRFDSITNIPAPHETEHASYDFEASSLLDIDSNDPGESFHDDDDDHENDEDHVSDALINGTVVNHGGVEGGSDKCNQGDELHLDVGSENGFVPLEREHSDSLVSNASVAKSPKNVSSRDNKWIQVRKGTKIIVQVVKEGLGTKGPTLTAYPKLRSRFWVLMTRCKRIGVSKKISGIERTRLKVIAKTLQPQGFGLTVRTVAAGHSLEELQKDLEGLLLTWKTITEEAKSASLAADEGVEGAIPALLHRAMGQTLSVVQDYFNDKVEKMVVDSPRTYHEVTNYLQDMAPDLCDRVELHDKGIPLFDLYNIEEEIEGILSKRVPLPNGGSLVIEQTEALVSIDVNGGHGMFGQGNSQEKAILEVNLTAARQIAREIRLRDIGGIIVVDFIDMADESNKRLVYEEVKKAVEKDRSLVKVSELSRHGLMEITRKRVRPSVTFMISEPCSCCHATGRVEALETSFSKIEQEICRQLAKMEKRGDLENPKSWPRFILRVDSHMSSFLTTGKRTRLAILSSALKVWILLKVARHFTRGTFEVKPFMDEKTVNERPHQVAISLLKKADAIADSSGKKKLTLIPMKKDKTGSKHRR